In a single window of the Drosophila albomicans strain 15112-1751.03 chromosome 3, ASM965048v2, whole genome shotgun sequence genome:
- the LOC117570953 gene encoding uncharacterized protein LOC117570953, with protein MMQGDNMMNMGKNGEFDELSQLLKSWNVSELLPHLQEEAINVQELQMLKRHHLNELLRNFRYGTRIRFEHHLERWRRWINMPLQDAPVDAETHCSSSNNSCGIGGGGGNKTVTHCNGCQCNISAPMTMTESHSKNDLLDDQSKQLPSEPFVSLNEEPDGSAFNVPLPLGDHTELVHTELVTSDLIKPELPEMECSVESGVTVLAILQASPVKAHALLERLGHNEQLDAVQRLLLIQLICSYYEDNRLHLTLQRSHLLEREILQLFPKEQLCFYRTERRGKIYVRFTNMKRNKRIGSQRDQKRRREESVAAPCSYVSKQGTYGGDAMSSPERSD; from the exons ATGATGCAGGGGGACAATATGATGAACATGGGGAAGAATGGCGAATTTGATGAGCTCTCTCAGCTGCTCAAATCTTGGAATGTCAGCGAACTGTTGCCGCATTTGCAAG AGGAAGCCATCAACGTGCAGGAGCTGCAGATGCTGAAGCGACATCATCTAAATGAGCTGCTGCGCAACTTTCGCTACGGCACCAGAATACGCTTCGAACATCATCTCGAGCGTTGGCGTCGCTGGATCAATATGCCGCTCCAGGATGCGCCTGTGGATGCGGAGAcgcactgcagcagcagcaacaacagctgcggCATTGGCGGGGGAGGTGGCAACAAGACTGTGACCCACTGCAATGGCTGCCAGTGCAACATAAGTGcgccgatgacgatgacagAGTCGCATTCCAAGAACGATCTGCTGGATGATCAAAGCAAGCAACTGCCCTCGGAGCCATTTGTCTCGCTCAACGAGGAGCCCGACGGATCCGCCTTCAATGTGCCACTCCCACTCGGCGATCACACGGAACTAGTGCACACCGAGCTGGTGACGTCGGATCTGATCAAGCCAGAGCTGCCGGAGATGGAGTGCAGCGTGGAGAGCGGCGTCACAGTGTTGGCCATATTGCAAGCGTCGCCAGTGAAGGCGCATGCGCTGCTCGAGCGATTGGGACACAATGAGCAACTGGATGCAGTGCAGCGATTGCTGCTCATACAGCTCATTTGCAGCTACTACGAGGACAATCGATTGCATTTGACGCTGCAGCGAAGTCATCTGCTGGAACGCGAGATTCTTCAGCTGTTCCCCAAGGAGCAGTTGTGCTTCTATCGCACCGAGCGACGTGGCAAGATCTATGTGCGCTTCACCAACATGAAGAGGAACAAACGCATCGGTAGCCAGCGGGATCAGAAGCGGAGACGCGAGGAGTCGGTGGCGGCGCCTTGCAGCTATGTCTCGAAGCAGGGGACGTATGGGGGCGATGCCATGTCCAGTCCGGAGAGATCAGATTGA